A stretch of Fulvia fulva chromosome 4, complete sequence DNA encodes these proteins:
- a CDS encoding 4-cresol dehydrogenase [hydroxylating] flavoprotein has translation MAIPGQLARSRLPVEATTTPPIRYHDAEYQKAHDDLFTAGTKQPIKQVLPTGVSQSDFDAVIATLVQSIGKDGVFTGEGLRDVPVWTFSRGKNLGYGGSSPVVSGSLALDLHRMDRVLEVNEKFAYAVVEPGMTFTGLYDYITAKKLKVWPSVASVGWGSVMGNTLDLASILSDPPGLLLQSNLGIVTKMGIGLIPAPHAMMSCLFSVPNQDDIGAVVDVLGDLRRRGILSTGAYCFDIVDWAAMFGAKHEWWDKPGPILAWRLKDI, from the exons ATGGCCATTCCAGGACAGCTCGCACGGTCTCGTCTGCCGGTAGAAGCAACAACAACGCCGCCCATTCGTTACCACGACGCAGAATACCAGAAAGCTCATGATGATCTGTTTACTGCAGGTACCAAGCAGCCAATCAAGCAGGTACTGCCAACGGGCGTCAGCCAGTCCGACTTTGACGCCGTGATCGCAACGCTAGTTCAATCCATTGGGAAAGATGGCGTTTTCACCGGCGAAGGGCTGCGAGA CGTTCCAGTCTGGACCTTCAGTCGTGGCAAGAATCTCGGGTACGGCGGCTCGTCTCCAGTGGTCTCTGGCTCTCTTGCATTGGATCTCCACCGCATGGACAGGGTACTCGAGGTGAACGAGAAGTTTGCATATGCCGTCGTAGAGCCAGGCATGACATTCACCGGCTTGTACGACTACATCACGGCTAAGAAGCTGAAAGTCTGGCCCTCAGTGGCCAGTGTCGGCTGGGGAAGCGTCATGGGTAACACTCTCGATCTCG CCAGTATACTTTCGGACCCTCCTGGGCTCCTCCTGCAGTCAAACCTGGGCATAGTCACCAAAATGGGCATTGGTCTTATTCCTGCGCCACATGCCATGATGAGCTGTCTCTTCAGCGTGCCCAACCAGGACGATATCGGAGCTGTAGTGGATGTTCTTGGAGATTTGCGTCGCCGTGGAATCTTGTCTACAGGAGCATACTGCTTCGATATTGTGGACTGGGCGGCTATGTTCGGCGCAAAGCATGAGTGGTGGGACAAGCCTGGACCTATACTAGCTTGGCGCTTGAAGGATATCTAA
- a CDS encoding Cytochrome P450 monooxygenase AKT7, whose protein sequence is MRLLPNVKLLLPQFFHEAEVVMAYPSLGLLVATSVVAYVVFVVIYRLYFHPLARYPGPFWASISTIPSWWYTIKQDRHVWLWRLQQQYGPTFRYRPDAVLINKPTAYRTIFGPKGNVKKSDYYRVWPRSAEVTSTWNVTDIPSHARKRRVLNQTFSEKALRSIEPFVHSNTDRWLDLIEQNAADKQQSLNMAHEINHLVFDILGDLCFGKSFEMKEPGSDKRYIPEVLATFLALFHPICFSPFADWWVWAKPRGLDWLLNIASPPAVTNWEKIVASCLDERTKVEEALQNSDHPEQEARKDFFHYLFNAKDPETGSGYSLSELYGECELLIVAGSDTTSIVMSAMLFYLARNPEVQTKLANEIKSTFTNYNAIAGGSQLHSCRYLKAFIQEACRMNPPVSAEPAREVLAGGTAIDGQYFPEGTKLSISCYCLSYNPDVYPEPFEFRPERWILADNDNPHGASAESLTLAESGFCAFSTGSRGCVGKNLAWLEMMIVMAKLVYRFEVKQDPESSLGGGDPNMPEGRREVGQYQVYDAFVGLRDGPMVMFNARK, encoded by the exons ATGAGACTTCTTCCAAACGTAAAGCTTCTGCTTCCGCAGTTCTTTCACGAGGCAGAAGTGGTTATGGCATACCCGAGTTTGGGTCTGCTGGTCGCCACCAGTGTCGTGGCCTATGTCGTGTTTGTAGTGATCTATCGACTGTACTTCCATCCGCTGGCCAGATATCCGGGACCATTCTGGGCTAGCATAAGCACGATCCCGTCGTGGTGGTATACAATCAAGCAAGATCGCCATGTTTGGCTGTGGCGTCTGCAACAGCAGTACG GACCTACCTTCCGCTACCGCCCTGATGCAGTCCTGATCAACAAGCCGACAGCATACAGGACCATTTTTGGGCCCAAAGGCAACGTCAAAAAGAGCGACTACTACCGCGTCTGGCCACGGAGTGCGGAGGTGACCAGCACTTGGAACGTTACCGACATTCCTTCACATGCCAGAAAGCGTCGTGTACTCAATCAAACCTTCTCTGAGAAAGCGCTCCGATCGATCGAGCCATTCGTGCACTCGAATACTGATCGCTGGCTGGATTTGATCGAGCAGAATGCTGCGGACAAACAGCAGTCCCTGAACATGGCGCATGAGATCAACCACCTCGTGTTCGACATCCTTGGAGACCTATGCTTCGGCAAGTCGTTCGAGATGAAGGAGCCAGGTAGCGATAAGAGGTACATCCCAGAAGTGCTTGCGACTTTCCTTGCGCTGTTCCACCCAATCTGCTTCTCGCCGTTCGCGGACTGGTGGGTGTGGGCTAAACCACGAGGACTGGATTGGTTGCTCAATATTGCTTCGCCACCAGCTGTGACGAACTGGGAGAAGATTGTTGCCTCTTGCCTGGATGAAAGAACAAAGGTCGAGGAAGCGTTACAGAATTCCGATCATCCCGAGCAAGAAGCGAGAAAGGACTTCTTCCACTACCTGTTCAATGCCAAAGATCCAGAGACTGGCTCCGGCTACTCTTTAAGCGAGCTCTATGGCGAATGCGAGCTGCTTATCGTGGCTGGCTCCGACACCACTTCGATCGTCATGTCAGCAATGCTCTTCTACTTGGCCCGGAACCCAGAAGTCCAAACCAAGCTGGCAAACGAGATCAAGTCGACTTTCACAAACTACAACGCCATTGCTGGCGGATCTCAGCTGCACTCCTGCAGATATCTTAAAGCCTTCATCCAAGAGGCATGCCGCATGAACCCGCCAGTAAGCGCAGAGCCAGCACGCGAAGTCCTTGCCGGCGGCACGGCAATCGATGGCCAGTACTTCCCAGAAGGCACCAAACTAAGCATCAGCTGCTACTGCTTGAGCTACAATCCCGATGTATACCCCGAGCCATTCGAGTTCCGACCAGAGCGCTGGATCCTTGCGGATAATGATAATCCGCATGGAGCATCAGCAGAAAGTCTTACCTTGGCAGAGAGTGGATTCTGTGCGTTTTCGACCGGATCTCGAGGTTGCGTTGGGAAGAATTTGGCTTGGTTGGAGATGATGATCGTCATGGCGAAGTTGGTCTATAGATTTGAGGTCAAGCAGGACCCGGAGAGCAGCCTCGGTGGTGGTGATCCGAACATGCCAGAAGGGCGAAGGGAAGTTGGCCAATATCAGGTCTATGACGCCTTTGTCGGTCTCAGAGATGGTCCTATGGTCATGTTCAATGCTAGAAAGTAG
- a CDS encoding FAD-dependent monooxygenase terC, with protein sequence MAKHLARYDNAEVLLDHEVVSIGQDEKEAWLDVQTPDGEKQISATYIIGYDGGGSKIRKELLGCDSFPGMTWSNQIVATNVYYPRFRKSFWVKTIG encoded by the coding sequence ATGGCGAAGCATCTGGCGAGGTACGACAATGCGGAGGTTTTGCTTGATCATGAGGTTGTGAGTATCGGGCAGGATGAGAAGGAAGCATGGCTCGATGTACAGACTCCAGATGGTGAGAAGCAAATATCTGCGACTTACATCATCGGTTACGATGGCGGGGGCTCCAAGATCCGGAAAGAACTTCTAGGCTGTGATTCTTTCCCTGGCATGACATGGTCGAACCAGATCGTGGCCACCAATGTCTACTATCCTCGTTTCCGAAAGAGTTTCTGGGTCAAGACAATCGGATGA
- a CDS encoding FAD-dependent monooxygenase terC has product MVAQMANDGLLRITYQDDGSLSREEMRERLPGKFKVIVPGSPDEDEYEVVNFSPYRIHQRCAERLRLGRFVLAADAAHLCNPYGGMGLTGGFADVGGLYDCLYGIYTGQADDAILDKYDEIRREKYWSVIDPISTGDLK; this is encoded by the coding sequence ATGGTGGCGCAAATGGCGAATGATGGGCTGCTGCGGATCACGTACCAGGACGACGGCAGCTTGAGTCGGGAGGAGATGAGAGAGAGGCTTCCGGGGAAGTTTAAGGTCATTGTGCCCGGTAGTCCAGATGAAGATGAGTATGAGGTGGTCAACTTCAGCCCATACCGGATCCACCAGCGATGTGCGGAGCGCTTGAGGCTGGGCAGATTCGTCCTGGCGGCTGATGCGGCGCATCTGTGTAATCCTTACGGAGGCATGGGCTTGACAGGCGGCTTTGCTGATGTAGGAGGTCTCTATGACTGCTTGTATGGCATATACACTGGACAAGCCGATGATGCAATTCTAGACAAGTACGACGAAATTAGACGGGAGAAGTACTGGTCAGTCATCGATCCCATCAGCACAGGAGATCTGAAGTGA
- a CDS encoding putative DNA-directed RNA polymerase III subunit rpc6 codes for MSSEKSDIADRADQLYTVAAANAIQEANVGGATVNAHSRCFFADELVELGGLDSNNAVMPLIQYLTKNNLFRTLRQSGGKLGWSVRPRDAARQIKNLDRDEKAVYEEIEAAHTHGIWTKEIKRKTNIGDNSMKKAITKLETTNLIKSITSIKSRYQKTYILAHLTPSEDVTGNSFYDAGDLDESFRDELMNLIIFWVRQHSWKEPSRKHKVKREPTSPVLGAEDKEDGSKKRKRTADIEELGSRPVKHRSARFDPETDHFTQVMYKAGTHNYPTAEGIHAFLSTSEVILPTKRKSLTVQEIQGCIDVLCWDEKLEKVPTRDGEWGYRTVRGISHKPPGAAYGDFDDTSGTALTQAPCGKCPVFDICHEGGSVNPQECVYFTQWLDIPKP; via the coding sequence ATGTCTTCCGAGAAATCCGACATTGCAGACCGAGCCGACCAGCTCTATACAGTCGCCGCTGCCAATGCCATCCAAGAGGCCAATGTTGGCGGCGCCACTGTCAACGCGCACAGTCGATGCTTCTTCGCCGACGAGCTGGTCGAACTGGGCGGTTTGGACAGCAACAATGCCGTCATGCCGCTGATCCAGTATCTCACCAAGAACAACCTCTTCCGCACTCTCCGCCAATCAGGCGGCAAGTTGGGATGGAGTGTGCGTCCTCGCGATGCTGCAAGACAAATCAAGAACCTCGACAGAGACGAGAAGGCAGTCTACGAAGAGATTGAAGCGGCCCACACGCACGGAATATGGACCAAAGAGATCAAGAGGAAGACCAACATTGGCGACAATTCGATGAAAAAGGCAATCACGAAGCTTGAGACAACGAACTTGATCAAGAGTATCACCAGCATCAAGAGCAGGTACCAGAAGACATACATCCTTGCACACCTCACACCGAGTGAGGATGTGACGGGAAACAGCTTCTACGATGCGGGAGATCTTGACGAGTCGTTCCGAGATGAGCTGATGAACTTGATCATCTTCTGGGTACGGCAGCATAGTTGGAAAGAACCATCGAGAAAACACAAGGTGAAGCGTGAGCCAACGTCGCCAGTTCTCGGAGCAGAGGACAAGGAGGACGGCAGCAAGAAGCGGAAGAGGACTGCAGACATCGAAGAACTAGGCTCACGACCTGTCAAACACCGCTCTGCTCGCTTCGACCCTGAAACCGACCACTTCACACAAGTCATGTACAAAGCCGGCACGCACAACTACCCAACTGCCGAAGGCATTCACGCCTTTCTCAGCACATCCGAGGTGATCCTCCCGACCAAGCGGAAGTCTTTGACTGTGCAAGAGATTCAGGGATGTATCGACGTGCTCTGCTGGGACGAGAAGCTGGAAAAGGTTCCGACTCGGGACGGAGAATGGGGATACAGGACCGTACGAGGCATCAGCCACAAACCTCCTGGTGCGGCTTACGGCGACTTCGATGATACCAGTGGTACTGCGTTGACACAGGCGCCGTGCGGCAAGTGTCCAGTCTTCGATATTTGCCACGAAGGAGGATCAGTGAATCCGCAGGAATGCGTTTACTTCACGCAGTGGTTGGACATCCCCAAGCCGTGA